The DNA segment gtgtattggcgtagtggtcttacgggtgcgtgtgtatcacgaccccaagccgggatggggtattatcccggtggagctcctctggtcactcgagagcggaataaactgagtgatgtcccctgagttgtcgctagacgacgggagcgggggctaggggttgcttggctacgaacgcgtcgggtgcggaaccgggcatcgctctacgcaccgactccgtggcccttcgctggtgagggctagaggatgcttggctacgaacgtgcggggcacggaactgggcatcgctcgttaggtgtcacatgcgtggtggtactctgcggtgtggcactggagccagggtgtgcggatgacccctaggggaggtcatggtgcatacggttaatatggataatggtttgagtgggataaaggccaaatgtgacttttggcgtgtttttcggaaaggatgtgttttttggccaaatgggtttttggcgtgtgtggaaaattatgtttttaggttttgtgcatcgggcatacttcatgcattttgtttgagttctatatgttgttatctggtagtgtttggattttacttacctgcggtaccatttttggtttccgtagcttttggtgcagagttggaggacgaagaggaggaggctaagcccaaggatgcgactccgccgggttgctgatgctatgctttatgtttggtttaaaactgtatttgtgtttttgtaatattttatttatgtatgttttaaacagcttgtattacgttaagaaaaattctggtacttagttattaaaGACAATTGAATGCAAACTGTTCGACACAATGTCTCACAAAGCGTGAGAGCATTTTAGAGagccatttcatttatatagatCACGTACAAAGGTGTAGAAAAGAGTAGTCATTATACAATCGGAATTTAGAAAGGAAATTAGGTCTCTGTTTCTATATTAGGATTGTAGCCGTTGAGTATTGTTTCCTTGTATAGCTTTTGTGTCCGTTGGTGTGATCTGCTGTCTTTGGTCTTGGTAAGACTGAGGTTGAGTTGCCTTAGTTTCCATGTTTGGTTTTGTAGCCGTTGGTGTAAAGACTTGATTATCGTCAATAGTCCCCCGCAAACTGAGCCGAAGTATGAGGCCAAGTTTGGTCCGTAAAGATTGAAGCGCAGGACGTCCAAGAGGCTTGGTGAAAATATCCGCAAGTTGTGAAGAGGCTGGAATGTGTCGAGTATGGAGGAGACCTAAAGCAACACGCTCGGGTACGAAATGATAATCgatttcaatatgtttgctGCGTGCATGGAAAACAAGATTGGCTGTCATGTGTAATGCACTGAGATTGTCGCAAAAAAGGATTGGTGCTGAAGGGAGAGTAACACCAAGGTCTCGCAGTAGAAAAGAAATGCAAGTGAGTTCTGCAGTGGTGCTGGCCATCGCACGATATTCTGCTTCAGAACTTGATCGAGATACTGTATTTTGTTTCTTGGCAGACCAGGAAATGCAGTTACTTCCTAAGAAGATGCAATAGCCTGTAGTAGAGCGACGAGTAAGAGGACAGCCTGCCCAATCTGCATCGGAAAAGGCACAAAGTTTTAATGTAGAATGTGAACTAAAATGAAGGCTAGTATCAAGAGTACCATGCAAATAACGAAGGATACGCTTTACCATTTTGTAATGAGCCATACTGGGAGAGTGCAAAAATTGAGATACAAAATTAACACTAAATGCCAAGTCAGGGCGAGTAAGACTGAGATATTGAAGGGCTCCAACAATGCTACGATAGTGAGCCGGATCAGGAAAGGGAACATCACTTGTGAGTCCTTTAGTTTTTGGCATCATAGGTGTACCCATAGGTTTACAATCTTTCATTTGAGCACGATCCAAAATTTCAAGGGCATACTTAGCCTGAGATAGTGTAAGGCCATCTGAATTGCGAGTCACTTGAACacccaaaaaataatgtaaaggaccaagatctttcattgcAAATTATTGCCCAAGAACATGAATAAAAGTAGTAAGGTGTGTGGGGTCGGAACCCGTGAGAATGATATCATCGACATAAAGTAGTAAGTAAATTGTGCTTAGAGatgaaatgtaaataaaaagggAGGGATCAGCAGAACTACAAGTAAAACCATaagcaattaaaaaattactaaatttatcaaaccaagcacgaggtgcttgttttaacccatataaagctttatttaatttgcacaCATGAGAGTCAAGAGTCGGATGgataaaacctggaggttgttcCATAAACACGTCTTCTTGGAGATCACCATGGAGAAATGCATTCTTGACATCGAGCTGACGAATATCCCAATTATGAACAAGAGCAAGGCTGAGGACAATCCGTATAGTGCATGGTTTAATGACAGGAGAGAAGGTCTCAGTGTAATTAATGCCATCAATTTGGTGGAAGCCCTTGGCTACAAGGCGAGCTTTAAGACGATCTAAGGAACCATCTGCCttgagttttgttttgaagatcCACTTGCATCCAATAACATCCATGTGTGGTTGGTGAGGGACAAGAGTCCAAGTGTTGTTTGCATGAAGTGCCTGAATTTCCTCCTTCATTGCTTGGGTCCAACCGGGATGTTTAAGAGCGGAACGGACAGTCTTGGGTtcattgggaatttcaattagAGAGTGATAGTGGGCATACTTGGGATTAGGTTTGCGGATCCCAACTTGAGATCGGGTTACCATGGGGTGAGGAGGAGGGGGGGAGTTAGGTGTATGAGTAGGGGAGGGTGGAGGGTTTGGTGTAGGAATAGGAGGTGCCTCGGGTATAAAGGGCAATGGTGGAATAGGGATATGATCAATCTCGTGTGAGGTGGGAGTAGGTGGTGATAGTGGTACCTGCATAGGGGAAGCACTAGAACCATCCATAGGATTAGTAGAACGCCAATCAATAAAGGTAGATAAAATTTGATTGTTAGgagaaggaagatgaagatttCCAGGTTGTTTGTAAGGAAAAGAGGACTCATCAAAAACAACATGTCGTGAAATGAAAGTACGACGAGAGATAGGATGATAACATTTATAACCTTGATTTTTGTCACTATAGCCCATAAAAATACAAGGAAGGGTTTTGGGTTCAAACTTGTTTTGTTTAGTATCCCAAGTATAGGGATAACATTTTGAGCCAAAAATTCGAAGAGAGGTATAGTCAGGTTGATGGCCATAGAGTAAGAAAAATGGAGATTCCAATTCCAAAGTAGTAGATGGAAGACGATTTATTAGAAAAACAGCAGTTGAAAAAGCTTCGACCCAAAAACGTGTAGGAACTCCACTTTGAAAAAGTAAGGTCATACCTAGTTCACGAATGGTACGATGCCGTCGTTCAACTAAACCATTTTGCTCAGGAGTGTGAGGGCATGAATATTGATGGATAATGCCTTGGTTTTGAAGATGCATGTTTAGTTGATGATTAGTgaattcaccaccaccatcggtttgaaaaactttaatttttttgttgaattgtcgttcaattaatttttcaaataagataaaagcattaaaaaaatcagattttttgCGTAAAGGAATAAACCACATATACTTAGTGAAAGCATcaacaaaacatgcataatattgaaatttaccaacagataaaataggAGCAGGTCCCCATAAATCccaataaattttatcaaatacatgaaaaatattgttagaagaTTGTAAAAAAGGAAGTTTACTCATTTTTCCTAATTGACAACTCTCACAAATAgagttggttttatttttttcaataactgAAATAAGACCTTTAGAATGTAAAGCATGAAGAGTAGAGGCTTGAGGATGTCCCAACCGTTGATGCCACACTTCCTCAGAAACAATGCGAAAGCGGTTCGAGAAGTGTGCCTCAAGGGGTGGGGACAACACATATAAATTACCCTTCCGTCGGCCGGTCAGTAATGTGCGGTTGGTCGCCCTTTCCTTAATAGAAAAACCAACACCAGAAAAATCACAATTATAAGGATAATCTGAGGTTAATTGACTGatagataataaattttttgcTAAGTCCggaacaagtagaacatctttcaatttaataaaagaatgaCCAAATTGAATAATTGTGTCGCCAATATGAGTTATTGTGTGGAGACTACCATCACCAATTAGAACAGCATCATGACCAAGATATTGACGTAAATTTGAAAGCATACCTGAATTACCTGTCATGTGGGCAGAAGCACCGGTATCAGCTGTCCACTCAGtatcatgaatattattttcaagTGTCAGAGCAGCCAATGCTTGGGGTATATCATCAGGTTGGAGAGCATGATCAAACCGGTGCCAACATTTAATCGCAGTATGGCCTTGTTTCCCACATATTTGACAAGTGGGTATACGGTTAGGGTCACGTTCAGCCCGTGTAGTTTGAGCCGGAAAAGGTTTTGGCCCACTGGGCCCACTGGGCTGAGGAGTTTGGCGTGCCACTTGTGTGGCTTGAGAGAAGCCACGGCCACGGGAAGACCAGGACTTTCCTCTTCCTCGATGTTGACCCGTTGAATGGCCAAAAAGTGCAGTTTGCTGCGCATGAAAGGCACTCTGTTGTGCCGTGTACATCTCGTGCAGCTGGGTTCGAGTCTCAAATCCTTGCAGCAACGGCACCACTTCAGAGTAGGAAGGCATCGGAGGCTTGATTCATGAGGTCTTGGCTCTCGGCCAAGGCCACTACTTGTTCTCTCCATAAGGGATAATTTCCCTGATTCAATCGGAGGGTGACAAAATTGTTGACAGATAGGGAAATAGCTGCCATGGGAGGAAGACTCTCTTGCTCTCAcaaggctctgataccataaagaCAATTGAATGCAAACTGTTCGACACAATGTCTCACAAAGCGTGAGAGCATTTTAGAGagccatttcatttatatagatCACGTACAAAGGTGTAGAAAAGAGTAGTCATTATACAATCGGAATTTAGAAAGGAAATTAGGTCTCTGTTTCTATATTAGGATTGTAGCCGTTGAGTATTGTTTCCTTGTATAGCTTTTGTGTCCGTTGGTGTGATCTGCTGTCTTTGCTCTTGGTAAGACTGAGGTTGAGTTGCCTTAGTTTCCATGTTTGGTTTTGTAGCCGTTGGTGTAAAGACTTGATTATCGTCaatagttatgactttcgttatccgctgcgtgttcttccgtgcacatttgttgcttttgcacacacttggcacccgtcgatgggatggcgacccgggttgtcaccatccggacgtctcgattttcccgtgttcgggcgtagGGATTTGGGGTCGTCACATTTATTGAGCAAGAACTTAATTTCGaaagcttgtttttaaaatgattgaagGTAGTTGTAGTATTTTGGACACATCTTAACCGAATACtccacaaaatataaaaactctGTTTTTACATTGATGGTGCCATATAAACATTCACAAAAACTAAAtttgtgtggttttttttttttttaagtaagtgTAAGGGAAAAAATCATTATACATAATCGGGCAATCAGTTTTCATCAGCAAATAATACCAACCATACCATACAGATgcaaaaacagagaagaaagaACTAATGTTAGAGTACTTACTGTATGATACGAGTTGAGTATGGCGATTCTCCTTGACGCTCAAAGCATTTCGCCATGACGCAATACTCGATTGGAcccaaaaaatgtttgtttTTCCTTTGTTCAACTAAACAGACCTAacccaaaaaataccttatagtttCAAGCTTCGGCTAAGAAAGAACAAAcccaagagagagaagaaagaaaacatacgAAAGCCTTTGCTAGTTATCGGCACTTCCACCGTTCGACATTACAGACAGCAGATCAAATGGAGAATAATTTCAGGAGGGGTTAGGGCATTGCaaacgcagagagagagagagagagagagagagagagagagagagagagagagagagagagagagagagagagagagagagagagagagagagagagagagagagagagagagagagagtgatttCGGGGAGAGGGGCGGCTAGGGAAATTACGGGTAGTAAAGGTTTTAAGAAACTCGGGTACTAGGTTTTAAATCCGAGTTTTGGGTTTAAATTCCGAAACCCGACCCAGATTCATCTGAATTTCAGCCCGGATTTAACCATAACCGGAATCTAGTTATCCCGAGTTCCAACCCAAATGAACAGTCCTAATATTCGGAAagaacatatattttatattctattaaagaaaaattttatttatcatccacacataccatacactatattttattttattttatttattttttcttttactaaatgtttggtatataaataatgagtagaagaatttaattaatttaaaaagaataaaccaataaacaataaaaaaaaatgtggtgtgtAATTGGTTTTAATGCTTTTGATTACAGGTGTTAGTAGGGGTTGCAGTGACTGGTTTCTTGAAAGGGGAACAAAGGGGATGAGGGTGAGGCTTtcctttcttaatttatttgaacaTACAGCAAAAGGTTCTGGTTCAAAGGCCAATATGGTCTCACTCATATATGCTTTGTCCTCACCAAGTTCCTCAACTAACAACACATAAAAGAAATACATGCTACTGCAATCTTATATCGaagattatgaaaaaaaaactgcaaTATGAGAAGTAGAGCCAATCCACGAATATAATGTAAATGGAAACAAACCATGAGTGAATAAAGTGTTGGCTATACAGAAACAAACCAcgtttaagaaaatattatcttACACTTTACATATCATATTACATTTCTAGTTTACTccctttatagacaagaaaatatTACACGTGAAGAAAATAAGTCCTGTGTGACAATATCTGATTTACCCCCTTT comes from the Carya illinoinensis cultivar Pawnee chromosome 8, C.illinoinensisPawnee_v1, whole genome shotgun sequence genome and includes:
- the LOC122274379 gene encoding uncharacterized mitochondrial protein AtMg00810-like, which codes for MKDLGPLHYFLGVQVTRNSDGLTLSQAKYALEILDRAQMKDCKPMGTPMMPKTKGLTSDVPFPDPAHYRSIVGALQYLSLTRPDLAFSVNFVSQFLHSPSMAHYKMVKRILRYLHGTLDTSLHFSSHSTLKLCAFSDADWAGCPLTRRSTTGYCIFLGSNCISWSAKKQNTVSRSSSEAEYRAMASTTAELTCISFLLRDLGVTLPSAPILFCDNLSALHMTANLVFHARSKHIEIDYHFVPERVALGLLHTRHIPASSQLADIFTKPLGRPALQSLRTKLGLILRLSLRGTIDDNQVFTPTATKPNMETKATQPQSYQDQRQQITPTDTKAIQGNNTQRLQS